One Gimesia aquarii DNA segment encodes these proteins:
- a CDS encoding ABC transporter ATP-binding protein, whose amino-acid sequence MIETRNLTKRYGDLIAVNNINLNLGEGDVFGFIGPNGSGKTTTMRMIATLLSPDYGEAYVCGKSIYTHPEEIRRLVGFMPDFFGVYDDMTVIEYLEFFASAYRIKGPQRRKVCEEKLELVDMSFKRDAMVNQLSRGQTQRIGLARVLLHEPQVLLLDEPASGLDPRARIEIRNLLKRLGELKKTVIVSSHILPELADVCTRVGMIEKGNLIIDDNVDEVMKKARQRILLHVSVNENTDKAATLLEAHELVSNIDIQNNVMLITLQNDVKDYTFIPTILINEGFKLRLFHEEEINLETAFMELTKGLVQ is encoded by the coding sequence ACGGCGACTTGATTGCCGTGAATAACATCAATCTTAATCTGGGTGAAGGAGACGTCTTTGGTTTTATTGGCCCTAATGGTTCTGGCAAAACCACCACCATGCGAATGATCGCTACACTGCTCAGTCCCGATTATGGTGAAGCGTACGTTTGTGGAAAATCGATCTATACGCATCCCGAAGAGATCAGAAGACTCGTTGGATTTATGCCGGACTTCTTCGGTGTTTATGATGATATGACGGTGATTGAATACCTCGAGTTCTTTGCATCGGCCTATCGAATCAAAGGGCCTCAAAGACGTAAAGTCTGTGAAGAAAAACTGGAACTAGTTGATATGTCCTTTAAACGAGATGCCATGGTCAACCAGCTTTCCCGTGGTCAAACCCAACGCATTGGACTGGCACGTGTCCTGTTACATGAACCACAGGTTCTTTTGCTCGACGAGCCGGCCAGTGGACTTGACCCGCGTGCTCGAATCGAAATTCGGAACTTGTTGAAACGCCTGGGAGAATTAAAGAAAACGGTGATTGTTTCAAGTCATATTCTACCAGAACTGGCAGATGTCTGTACGCGTGTGGGAATGATCGAAAAAGGAAACCTGATTATCGACGACAATGTCGATGAAGTCATGAAAAAAGCAAGACAACGTATTTTGTTACACGTTTCCGTCAACGAAAATACCGACAAAGCGGCAACCCTGCTCGAAGCTCATGAGCTCGTTTCCAACATTGACATCCAAAACAATGTCATGCTGATCACGCTCCAAAACGACGTCAAGGACTACACCTTTATTCCCACAATATTAATCAATGAAGGCTTCAAACTTCGTTTATTCCACGAAGAAGAAATCAACCTTGAAACCGCATTCATGGAATTAACCAAGGGTCTGGTACAGTAA